The following nucleotide sequence is from Bacteroidota bacterium.
AATCGTTATGCTGATTTGATGAATTATTATTTTACGTGGGATATTATTGAAACATTAATTGATGAAAATGCGGATGAAATTGAAGAAGAAATTCCTGCCCAAAAAGACCGTTGGGGCTCACCTACCGTTGCAGCATGGAACTCAGGTGTTACTGAATTAAAAGATTTTTTTGAACCACGTGTAGGTTATCAGCGCAATGAAATTGAAAATTATTTTGATTTAAATGACCAGGTGAATATTACCATTGCCGTTAATCCTCCGGGCGCCGGATATATTAAAATATCTACAATAGTACCGGAAAACTTGCCGTGGACAGGCGTTTATTTTGATGGTGTTCCGGTAACATTGACTGCCATTCCAAATCCGGGATATACTTTTGTTAATTGGGATGATAATATTTTTATTGATGATGAAACTGCAATCTCATTTACCGGAGATTTTACCGATAATACAACAGCCACAGCAAATTTCACCGGCGCTGCAGTTAGCAATGCCATAGTAGTTAGCGAAATTAATTTTAACAGCGACAGCACGAAAAATTCCGGCGACTGGATTGAATTATATAATACTACCGGTTCTGATATTTCATTGTCTAATTATATTTTTAGTAACAAAGAATTTTATAATAAATTTGTTATGGGGCAAGATGCCATTGTTCCGGCAAATGGTTATTTAATTGTAGCAGAAGACATCACTGCTTTTAACACCGTTTATCCTGCTGTAGCGAATGTTATTGGAAATACCGGATTTAGTTTATACAATGATGGTGATTCGATAATAATTCGTGATCCGGCTGGAAAAAATTTCATTGCATTTTGGTTTGATGATGTTTTTCCTTGGCCGGTAACTGCTGATGGTTATGGCCGTACTATGGAGTATTATGATTTTTATGGAGATCCGTCTGCATCAGGTTCATGGTTTCCGGGATGTATTTTAGGCTCACCGGGAACAGCTTTTGCAAACTGTGGTGAAAACCCGATAATAGATGAAATTAATTATAAATCATCAGCATTAGAAGATGCCGGCGACTGGTTTGAATTGTATAATTGGGGTGCTGTTGATTTTGCTTTAAATGGGTGGTCTGTAAAAGATGAAAATGGTAATCAATTTATATTCCCGTCGGGAACAACAATTCCTGCAGGTGGATATATTGCGATATATCAGGATGCCGTGAAATTTAATTTACAATTTCCGGAAGTGGAAAATAAAGTGGGTCCATTAAATTTCGGATTTGATGGTAATGGTGATGTACTGTTAATTTATGATGCAGCCGGTAATATTTTTCAAAGTGTGAGTTATGAAGACCAGGCTCCATATCCGTTATCACCTGATGGTGGTGGAACAGCTTTGCAATTGGCAAACATTGGTCTCAATTTAAATATACCTAGCAGCTGGACCGAAAGTTGTCCGGAAGGTAGTCCGGGTGCTGCTTTTGTAACACCTTGTGCGAATAGCATTTCAGATGAAGCACCTATTAGTTTAATTAGCATTCGTCCGAATCCTGCAACAGATATTGTAACTTTTACAATAAGTGAATTACCGGGTGTTGGGGTTTTATATGTGTTTGATGTGACAGGTAAACTGGTATCTACACAACGTATTGAATCAATTGCAACTAAAGTAGATGTTCAAACATTAAACGCCGGTGTGTATTTTGTAAAAATGGTTTTTGAAGATGTTCAGTTTACAAATTCATTTGTAAAAAACTGATTATCATTAATAACATACTTTCGATATGAAACATAAAAAAAATGCTGCATCATTAAGACGCAGCATTTTTTTTAACCTATTGATTATAATGATTAGAATCCAACGGATGCTTCAACCATCACGCCTTTGAATTCAAGTCCATTTCTTACATCTGTAGTTTTGAAGTTGTCATATTTTTGATCAACATATTCTAATTTCACTAACAAGTTTTCAGTTGGGAACCAGCCTGCTGCAATTTGCAAACGGTTAACATTGATATCACCATCAGTATCAGAATATCCGTATAAACGACCGGTTACTGTATTGTAGCGAACACCAACATAACATTGTTCTTCAGGAAGGAAACGATAAACAACAGCTGCTGCAATTTGATTAAATGAGCGGTCAACAGAATCTAAAACATTTGATAAACTTGCATTACCGTTGCTCATTTCATAAGTTGCGAATACTTCTAAACCATGGAATTTAATGAATGGGTTAACCATGATTGACATTACCTGACTGCTGAAACCAGGGTCAATTCTGCCTGAAAATGCTTTATTTGTTGGAGTTGATGCAGTTAAAGTAGTTCCACTCATATAATATTGAGGTTCACCTGCAAGATAATAACGAGAACCTGCGCGGTCGCCACCATATAATGTATTACGTGAAGTACCACCATTTGCATAAACTGAACCGGTTAAACGAACTCTTAAATCATCGTTCAATTGTTTGTCGTAACCAATTTTAGCATAAATAGATGGTTTTCTTGAAATAGTATCGCCTGTTGCAGGATCTTTAAAATAAGATAAGTCAGCATTTAATAAACCTGATGACATACCCACCATTGCAATAATACCATTTGAAGGTTTGAAATATAATTCACCTGAAATTTCTGTAGCAAATGCATCCATAATATTTTCACCAACAAATGGGTTGTAAATACCATTGGCATTATCAGTTCTGTAAAAATGTGCATCACCGTAGTTTACTTCCATTTGTCCAACTTTAATTGTAAAGTTGTCAGAAAACCATTGTGGATTTCCAAAGAAAGGTAATTTGTCTACTTGCACATAACCACCTTTTACCCAAAACTCGTTATGGTGGCGGGCTGACATATAGTTTTCTAATTTAACAGAAATACCATCTGCCAATTGTGCAGTAAGGATTAAGTTAGCAGTTGCAAGGTTAAATCCGTTTGTCATTGGATATAATGCATTAATATTAACTGAATCGCCTGTTGCAGGAGTTAATGTATTATCTTTTAATACAACATCGGCAGTATTGCTGTGTGATAAACCTTGATACTGTTGAGTAAATCCACCACTTATTTTTAATTGAAATCCGGTAAACGGAACTGTTTCAATTTTAGGTGTTTCAAACATATTCAAACCAGCTTTATCGTATGGTCTGTCGAAATTGATTTTATTATTTTGATTATTTTGAGCAGATAATGAAACTGCAGAGATTACGAGCACGAATAATGCAAGTAATGTTTGGTTGATTGAATTTTTCATAACATATTATTTTATACAGGTTAAAATTTATTTGATGATTATTTAATAGTGTAATTTAATTTGAATTTGATAGTAATGTCATCCCCTACTTTCATTGCACCCATCATAGCTGTTGGCGGATCAATGCCATAATCGCTCATTTTAATTGCTTTGGAAGTTTCAATGTAGAGTTTACCTTTTTCTTTTACGTAAACCATACCGCTGATATCTACATTTTTAGTAACTCCGGCAATAGTTAGTTCACCGTTTATTTTAACAGCATAACCGGTTCCACTTTTTGTGATTGATTTGATAGATAACATTTTAAAAGTGATATAAGGGTATTTTTCGCCTTTCAGCGCATCATAGGTTTTATCGTCCATGATTGAACCTTTATCGCTTTTAATAGATTTTACGGAAACTTTAATATTTAATTTCTGAATATTAAAACTTCCGTCAGTATTCCACAATACAACTGCATCTCCTGAAGCTGTTTGGGCTACCTCTTCCCATTCATGTACATTTGAAGTACCATCAATAGTGATTTTATGGTCACTTGCCAATACATAATTACTTTGACCTTTTGCAATTATTGCAGCAGGTAGTATAAAGAGGGTTAATATTAATTTGAAGAATTTCATAGTTTGATGTTTAATAGCTGTCATCATTTAACAATGCAAAGTAATTATAGTCAGTACCGACTATACATGATATTTATACTACCGGGAAGTGATTTAAGTCACCTTTTAAACCTTAACGCAACCTATCTTTGTGAAAGAATTTGAGCAATTGTGCAGATATGTAAATTTACAACAAGCAAGCACCATTGTTATATTTATTTAATCCATATATTAATTTAATAAATACGTACTATATGAAACGCGTTCTAACAGCTTATTTTACTGCCGTAATTGTATTATTGATATTCAGTTATGCAGCTTTGTATTTTTCAATTTTCTTTTTCCCGAAAATTGCGGAACAGTATTTTGACCCAATATTTTCCAGCAGTGAGAAGCGTACCTGGATGTATTTTGCGCATCCGTTTATAGTAGCACTCGCATTAAAATATTTTTGGCAACGTTTTCGCCACATGTTTAAAGGTGGTCCCGGTCGTCGCGGAGCAGAAGTTGGATTAATTTATGGCTTAATAGCAGTATTACCTGCTATGTGGATCACATTTAGTGGTATTTCCATTTCAATATCAGTAGTTGCAACCTGGATTTTATATGGCACACTGCAAGGAATTATTGCGGGGGTGATATATGCGAAGATGAATCCTTGATTCGCAATTTTCAGAATAAGAAACGAAGCAACCCCATTGGTTTGGTCATCTGACTAGCCAATGGGGTTCTTGCTTGTGTTATATCATTCGCAGCTCCGCCATCGACACATGGTTGGTCTGGGGACGCAACCATGAGGAGGAGGAATTGATGTGATTTCGAAGACAACAAGCAATTTATAGCCCCGATTGAAGCGGAAACCCCCTTTGCCCGCCTCGGAAAAGGGGTTGCAGCGGAAAGCGGGCAGCGCATGTGAAACGGAGCGGGATGTACATGCTCCATTTATACATTATTGATGCTTTTCATTCCATTTAGTTACAGTTTCATCATCGGGCATTGCCGGTAGGGTTTGCAAATAATTATAAATGGCTTCCAATTCGGTATCCGTCATTAAACCGATTGGCACCCAGGGCATAAATTTCGGATCCAGCGATTTGCCTTCGGGTGTAGTTCCTGAACGCAATGTTGTTTTAAATTGCTCGAGCGACCATTTTCCGAAATTTCCACCTTTGGTAATATTGGAACCGGGAGGAGAAATTGGGTCGGGTGTTTTTTTGCCATTCATATTATCGCCGTGACAAGATTTGCAACCGTGAAAACCAACAGTATAGGCACCAAATTCCGGAGAAGTTCCGAAAGTTGGAGCAACGCGTGTTGAAGTATCGTTCAGGTCGATAATTTTTGCATGATATAAATCGCCGAACAAACCTGCGCCTGCTAAAACTTTGCTGAACATTGTAAATTCAGGAGCGGGCCATGTTTTATCGCTTGGGGCAACAGTTTTAAGATAACCAACCAGGGCAGCAAGATCGGTATTACTCATGGTGCCCATTTCTTTGCTCGGCATAATAATTACGCCATGATTATCCGGTTTTACGCCGTAACGAATTACTCTGAGCCAGTCGGCATCGGTATAATTTTTTGTTTTACCACCTGAAGTAATATTAGGTGCCGGAACACTGCCGGTGGCATCATCTTTAAAAAACTCAGTCCCGGCAAAATCGCCGCCATGGCAGCCACCACACAATGAATTTGCAATAACTTCTCCCCGAACGAGCGAAGCAGAATCGTTTGTAGCAACAAATTTGGGTAAGGTAACTTCATAAGTGGCCTTAGCCATACTATTTGTTTTGTTGACCATTAATAAAACTACAATAGCCAGAATTACAATAAGTGTGAGCACAGTAATGCCCAACCATTTAAAAAATTTGCGCATGCCTTAATTTGGGTTTGTATCCGCCGCGGCGGAGGGTTAATTGGTAAATAAATTTAGGAATTATTATACAGCGGTGCAAATGATTGGGAATTATGTGACGAGAATCACAGTGGGTGGTGGGTTCCGGGATTCATTTGGAGCTCCGCCATCGACACATGGTTGGTCTGGGGGCGCAACCATGAGGAGGAGGAATTAATGTGATTATTTGATGGGATTTACGGGGTTGCTTCGTAGGCATTACTATCGAAAAAAAAAGTATTTGGTATAGCACCAACCATTATTCGAAGCTCACCCATTGGTTGTGTCCCCAGACCAACCAATGCGGTTCCATATTTATTTTTTATTTTTTAAAACATCATCTGTAAAATGTTCCATCCCTTTTGGCTTTGCAAATTTTTCAGCATTAAATTGTTGCGAATTACCGCGCGGTATCGAAAGCGATTCCCAATGCGTGGCATACAATTTTCCGATATATACAATCTGCCCAATATGATATGGATAATGCGCCAACTGCCTGTTAATGGCTTCTAGCACCGTATGCCCCTGATTGCGGATATAAATAATTTTGTCAAGATCAGCTTCAGTTAATGCATTTAATGTTTGCAAAAACACCTCCCACCCTGCTTGCCAAACAGTCATCATTTTTTGTCTGGTGTCAATATCATTTTCAAACTCCGCATCGCGGTTGCGCCATTCTTTTTCGCCATCGCTGTTTAAAAAATCAGTCCAACGGCTGAGCATATTTCCCGATAAATGTTTTACAATGATGGCGACACTATTGCTGTCTTCATTCATTTGCCAGAACAATTTTTCATCCGGCATTTGATTAAATGTTTTTTCGCCTAACAATTTGTAATATTCAAATTGTTTGATGACACTTTGTAAATATTGAGCAGACATGATATATAATTTAGTAATTAATTATTATTGATATTGCGATAAAATTTAGCTCTTTCATCAAAGGTAGGATTTTCCGGAATCGGGTCTCCAATTTGATCAAAAAAAGTCATTAATTCAGCACTGTGTTCCTGACTTTTTCCGCTGCGTAAATTGTAGTGTGCAAAATAACACCACATCATCGCTTTTACTTTTGTTTTATCGTCATTCCACATAACAGCTTCCATTAACAACATTTTTGGAAATGCGGTGAGTAATCGGGTTTCAATCGTGACTGTTTCCATACAATTAACCGGCAGCATATACGAAATATTGGTTTGCGCCACCACCCAGGTAATCCCGGTTGTTCTGGCCATTTGGTGCAGGTCGAAGTTGTATACTTGCATCAAATGGTCTTCACGTGCATTAATAATGTAGTCGATATATTTCGAATTATTTAAATGATTAAACGGGTCGCAATCGGGGAAACGTGCCTGCACTTTACTTTCTGCCGATTTAGGTAATGAGGTTGTTTGCATTTTAGTTGTTTTTTAGTTTCAAAATAAAATATACCGTTCGGTATATTTTTATAGCAAAAAAAAATTATTCTTTTAAACTCAAAATATATTGTGTTAAAAACTGCATGGTAATTTTTAATTCCGTGGATTTACCATGCACCTTTGCCTGCATCACAGCACCTTCAATGAGCGACATCATAACAACTGCTACTTCAGCAGGTTTAGTGCAACTTTTTATTTCGTTGCGTTGTATGCCGCGTTTAATTTGATTTTCAAGTGATGTCTTCCAAAAAGCAAGTGCAGTTGCAGCGCGTTCGCGCAATTCAGGATGCGTATCATCTGCTTCAGTTGACGTATTTAATATCGGACAACCCGCTTTTAAAAAAGGAATTTTCAAAAAATCGCGATACACATTCGGATACACCAGCAAACGTTCAATCGAATTTTCGGTAGCCAGAATACGTTTTTTAATGTAGTTGGTAATCCGCCCAAAATTATAATCAAATGCTGCCAGCGCCACCTCATCTTTATTCGCAAAATTGCCGTAAATGCCGCCCTTGGTAAGTCCCGTCGCCTCAGTCATGTCGTTCAGCGAAGTCCCTGCAAACCCCTTTGCATTAAACACCGGTGCCGTTTGTTCAATAATAAACAACCTGGTGCGCTCCGATTTGCTCAACTCTTTGGACATAATGATGCAAATATATAAAATATACCGATTGGTATATTTTTTTAGAAATATTTTTTATCTCCAAAATTGAATACAAATTCCGGCAACTAATTGCATCATAATTAATTTAATTTGGGCGTGTGCCGCAATGGCAATTCCGCTACACCAACAACATCGTGCGCGGCACCGTG
It contains:
- a CDS encoding lamin tail domain-containing protein encodes the protein MKKLLLLLCLIPQILFSQLVINEVAPNNRYFDDEDNTFPDWIEIMNIGVYNINVAQFGITDNMDTWNKWLLPDITIYPGERLIIYASEKNRDCYGCPGVINYLHTNFKMSNGETVALFDDAGLLIDSITIGDLYAGHTMARIPDGGAWCYSNEPTPDNANDVTCYSGYSTEPAFNTAPGFYAGSVDVSVTGTNVYYTTDGDWPEASGIAYTSPITVGISKVVKIATIEPGKLPSRTVTGSFFINETTLLPVVSISSNSCDMFDEGPSCIAAYDGADGWEPDNPQIPASVEYFTADHQQQFNKNIKFETAGNSSIYVYPQRGMQFTIDEDFGDAGEFQYNIFDQYKYLDSLNGFRVRANNDWGNSAARMKDVINNRIAAPTFLVAPAYQNVATFINGDYWGHYSAREELDKYFLRNNQGVNIDKVDIIRSGAGEDVWDIAEAGTITAYNELKTFFNTHNMANDADYALALDLIDMENWVDHFALQFFVNNDEMAYNLRCFRSYEPNMKWKFILWDTGAGSECAACNSIETLINFPYLSEEINMMNDLMDNPSFRDYFINRYADLMNYYFTWDIIETLIDENADEIEEEIPAQKDRWGSPTVAAWNSGVTELKDFFEPRVGYQRNEIENYFDLNDQVNITIAVNPPGAGYIKISTIVPENLPWTGVYFDGVPVTLTAIPNPGYTFVNWDDNIFIDDETAISFTGDFTDNTTATANFTGAAVSNAIVVSEINFNSDSTKNSGDWIELYNTTGSDISLSNYIFSNKEFYNKFVMGQDAIVPANGYLIVAEDITAFNTVYPAVANVIGNTGFSLYNDGDSIIIRDPAGKNFIAFWFDDVFPWPVTADGYGRTMEYYDFYGDPSASGSWFPGCILGSPGTAFANCGENPIIDEINYKSSALEDAGDWFELYNWGAVDFALNGWSVKDENGNQFIFPSGTTIPAGGYIAIYQDAVKFNLQFPEVENKVGPLNFGFDGNGDVLLIYDAAGNIFQSVSYEDQAPYPLSPDGGGTALQLANIGLNLNIPSSWTESCPEGSPGAAFVTPCANSISDEAPISLISIRPNPATDIVTFTISELPGVGVLYVFDVTGKLVSTQRIESIATKVDVQTLNAGVYFVKMVFEDVQFTNSFVKN
- a CDS encoding YceI family protein; this translates as MKFFKLILTLFILPAAIIAKGQSNYVLASDHKITIDGTSNVHEWEEVAQTASGDAVVLWNTDGSFNIQKLNIKVSVKSIKSDKGSIMDDKTYDALKGEKYPYITFKMLSIKSITKSGTGYAVKINGELTIAGVTKNVDISGMVYVKEKGKLYIETSKAIKMSDYGIDPPTAMMGAMKVGDDITIKFKLNYTIK
- a CDS encoding c-type cytochrome, yielding MRKFFKWLGITVLTLIVILAIVVLLMVNKTNSMAKATYEVTLPKFVATNDSASLVRGEVIANSLCGGCHGGDFAGTEFFKDDATGSVPAPNITSGGKTKNYTDADWLRVIRYGVKPDNHGVIIMPSKEMGTMSNTDLAALVGYLKTVAPSDKTWPAPEFTMFSKVLAGAGLFGDLYHAKIIDLNDTSTRVAPTFGTSPEFGAYTVGFHGCKSCHGDNMNGKKTPDPISPPGSNITKGGNFGKWSLEQFKTTLRSGTTPEGKSLDPKFMPWVPIGLMTDTELEAIYNYLQTLPAMPDDETVTKWNEKHQ
- a CDS encoding DUF1572 family protein; the encoded protein is MSAQYLQSVIKQFEYYKLLGEKTFNQMPDEKLFWQMNEDSNSVAIIVKHLSGNMLSRWTDFLNSDGEKEWRNRDAEFENDIDTRQKMMTVWQAGWEVFLQTLNALTEADLDKIIYIRNQGHTVLEAINRQLAHYPYHIGQIVYIGKLYATHWESLSIPRGNSQQFNAEKFAKPKGMEHFTDDVLKNKK
- a CDS encoding acyl-CoA thioesterase, encoding MQTTSLPKSAESKVQARFPDCDPFNHLNNSKYIDYIINAREDHLMQVYNFDLHQMARTTGITWVVAQTNISYMLPVNCMETVTIETRLLTAFPKMLLMEAVMWNDDKTKVKAMMWCYFAHYNLRSGKSQEHSAELMTFFDQIGDPIPENPTFDERAKFYRNINNN
- a CDS encoding TetR/AcrR family transcriptional regulator, yielding MSKELSKSERTRLFIIEQTAPVFNAKGFAGTSLNDMTEATGLTKGGIYGNFANKDEVALAAFDYNFGRITNYIKKRILATENSIERLLVYPNVYRDFLKIPFLKAGCPILNTSTEADDTHPELRERAATALAFWKTSLENQIKRGIQRNEIKSCTKPAEVAVVMMSLIEGAVMQAKVHGKSTELKITMQFLTQYILSLKE